The Rhinoderma darwinii isolate aRhiDar2 chromosome 11, aRhiDar2.hap1, whole genome shotgun sequence genome window below encodes:
- the LOC142663817 gene encoding C-type lectin domain family 2 member B-like — protein MIVVAILKVVEVSALLIIVQKNSCNTTTEDSGQNFQDETKEFDLNISKKYIDAYNAITDLCAATGQVCELCPLNWDAFNGKCYFFSEERYKWAQSENNCEQRNAELISFENMEEQDFISRHIPLKNGHFWIGLTKHESHWQWKRGGQFQGKISVTSEEHQCATYGKDLSAESCFNPNKWICKKNMTRL, from the exons TTCAAAAAAATTCATGTAACACCACTACTGAGGATTCTGGTCAAAATTTTCAGGATGAAACCAAAGAATTTGATTTAAATATATCCAAAAAATACATAGATGCATATAATGCAATTACAGACCTATGTGCTGCAACAG GACAGGTTTGTGAGCTGTGTCCACTGAATTGGGATGCATTCAATGGCAAATGTTACTTCTTTTCAGAAGAAAGATATAAATGGGCTCAGAGTGAAAATAACTGTGAGCAGAGGAATGCTGAGCTTATTTCCTTTGAGAATATGGAAGAACag GATTTTATTTCAAGACACATTCCTTTGAAGAATGGGCATTTCTGGATTGGACTTACCAAACATGAGTCACATTGGCAATGGAAGAGAGGTGGACAGTTTCAAGGAAAAAT ATCTGTTACATCAGAAGAGCACCAGTGTGCCACCTATGGAAAAGACTTATCAGCAGAAAGCTGCTTTAACCCAAACAAATGGATATGTAAAAAGAATATGACCcggttatag